The following proteins come from a genomic window of Salvia hispanica cultivar TCC Black 2014 chromosome 4, UniMelb_Shisp_WGS_1.0, whole genome shotgun sequence:
- the LOC125221621 gene encoding ABSCISIC ACID-INSENSITIVE 5-like protein 6: MGIQTMNSHVSGGGQQSHVQHPLQRCNSWLGLTLGEVERHLLGNLAKPLGSMNLDELLKKVWTTDTSHSSGMESIETSPAASLQRQASWSLARAFTGKTVNEVWRDIQRGYKTRNAEGLSSQERALTLGETSLEDFLVKAGMYVSNASTVSVEPMMSLDSALKSHKFSSQTGSLSPSPSMDELSDTPLPGRKRMPGDLDKAIERRLRRKIKNRESAARSRERKQAYHNELVTKVSQLEEENSKLKKEKEFEQITCYEPNTVRYQLRRTSSS; encoded by the exons ATGGGGATTCAGACAATGAATTCTCATGTGAGTGGCGGTGGGCAGCAATCTCATGTTCAGCATCCGCTGCAACGCTGCAACTCGTGGTTAGGCCTAACGCTAGGCGAAGTGGAGAGGCACTTGCTAGGTAATTTGGCCAAGCCATTAGGAAGCATGAACCTCGACGAGTTGCTCAAGAAAGTGTGGACCACTGACACTAGCCACTCGTCGGGAATGGAGAGCATCGAAACATCCCCTGCAGCATCACTGCAGCGCCAAGCTAGTTGGTCGCTTGCTAGGGCTTTTACCGGGAAGACAGTGAATGAGGTGTGGAGGGATATACAGCGAGGGTATAAGACGAGAAATGCGGAGGGCTTGAGTAGCCAGGAAAGAGCTCTGACCCTTGGTGAGACAAGTTTGGAGGATTTCTTGGTGAAAGCAGGGATGTATGTGTCCAATGCCTCCACTGTTTCTGTTGAACCCATGATGTCCTTGGATAGTGCACTCAAGTCCCATAAATTCTCGTCTCAGACGGGGTCGTTGTCTCCTTCGCCTTCAATGGATGAGTTGTCAGATACGCCATTGCCTGGCCGGAAGAGGATGCCTGGGGATCTTGATAAGGCCATTGAGAGGAGGCTAAGACGAAAAATTAAGAACAGGGAGTCTGCTGCACGCTCACGTGAAAGGAAACAG GCCTACCACAATGAGTTGGTGACCAAGGTCTCGCAACTTGAAGAGGAAAATTCCAAGCTTAAGAAGGAAAAG GAATTCGAACAGATTACTTGTTATGAACCCAACACCGTAAGGTACCAGCTGCGAAGAACTTCCTCGTCCTAA
- the LOC125221622 gene encoding elongation factor 1-beta 2-like isoform X1, which produces MAVTFSDLHTESGLKALDAFLSGKSYISGSQLTKDDVKVYASVQKPSADLYPNASKWYEAVAAKLATSFPGKAVGVQIGGQAPVAAVEAQEEAADDDDDLDLFGDETEEEKKAAEAREAAKAPAKKKESGKSSVLMDIKPWDDETDMKKLEEAVRSIEMPGLLWGASKLVAVGYGIKKLQIMLTIVDDLVSVDTMIEEQLTVEPLNEYIQSCDIVAFNKI; this is translated from the exons ATGGCTGTTACTTTCTCAGATCTTCACACTGAATCCGGCCTCAAGGCACTCGACGCCTTCCTCTCCGGCAAGTCCTACATATCTGG AAGTCAGCTAACCAAAGACGATGTCAAAGTTTACGCCTCCGTTCAGAAGCCCAGTGCCGATCTCTACCCCAATGCGAGCAAGTGGTACGAAGCTGTTGCAGCGAAGCTAGCAACCAG TTTTCCCGGCAAAGCTGTTGGAGTACAAATCGGAGGCCAAGCTCCCGTTGCAGCTGTTGAAGCTCAG GAGGAGGCTGCCGACGACGATGATGATCTCGATCTATTTGGCGATGAGACAGAGGAGGAAAAAAAGGCTGCAGAAGCCAGGGAAGCTGCCAAGGCGCCtgctaaaaagaaagaaa GTGGGAAGTCGTCTGTTCTCATGGATATTAAGCCTTGGGATGATGAAACTGACATGAAGAAGCTTGAAGAAGCTGTTAGAAGCATTGAGATGCCAGGCCTCTTATGGGGAGCAT CCAAATTGGTCGCCGTTGGTTATGGAATTAAGAAGCTTCAAATCATGCTTACCATTGTTGATGATCTTGTCTCTGTTGACACTATGATAGAGGAGCAGCTCACAGTGGAGCCTTTGAACGAATACATCCAAAGTTGCGACATTGTTGCCTTCAACAAGATTTGA
- the LOC125221622 gene encoding elongation factor 1-beta 2-like isoform X2: MAVTFSDLHTESGLKALDAFLSGKSYISGQLTKDDVKVYASVQKPSADLYPNASKWYEAVAAKLATSFPGKAVGVQIGGQAPVAAVEAQEEAADDDDDLDLFGDETEEEKKAAEAREAAKAPAKKKESGKSSVLMDIKPWDDETDMKKLEEAVRSIEMPGLLWGASKLVAVGYGIKKLQIMLTIVDDLVSVDTMIEEQLTVEPLNEYIQSCDIVAFNKI; encoded by the exons ATGGCTGTTACTTTCTCAGATCTTCACACTGAATCCGGCCTCAAGGCACTCGACGCCTTCCTCTCCGGCAAGTCCTACATATCTGG TCAGCTAACCAAAGACGATGTCAAAGTTTACGCCTCCGTTCAGAAGCCCAGTGCCGATCTCTACCCCAATGCGAGCAAGTGGTACGAAGCTGTTGCAGCGAAGCTAGCAACCAG TTTTCCCGGCAAAGCTGTTGGAGTACAAATCGGAGGCCAAGCTCCCGTTGCAGCTGTTGAAGCTCAG GAGGAGGCTGCCGACGACGATGATGATCTCGATCTATTTGGCGATGAGACAGAGGAGGAAAAAAAGGCTGCAGAAGCCAGGGAAGCTGCCAAGGCGCCtgctaaaaagaaagaaa GTGGGAAGTCGTCTGTTCTCATGGATATTAAGCCTTGGGATGATGAAACTGACATGAAGAAGCTTGAAGAAGCTGTTAGAAGCATTGAGATGCCAGGCCTCTTATGGGGAGCAT CCAAATTGGTCGCCGTTGGTTATGGAATTAAGAAGCTTCAAATCATGCTTACCATTGTTGATGATCTTGTCTCTGTTGACACTATGATAGAGGAGCAGCTCACAGTGGAGCCTTTGAACGAATACATCCAAAGTTGCGACATTGTTGCCTTCAACAAGATTTGA